A genomic window from Candidatus Poribacteria bacterium includes:
- a CDS encoding site-specific DNA-methyltransferase, translating into MDNITKIVNDFGESIVRVDGDIPVDLPAKDGDRFLFISHDQSFLTHGLHKYPAKFFPELPRWLIKRYSQENDQILDPFAGSGTTNVEALLLKRHSVGIDVDPFSRFISKVKVTPLTEKELKLAQKVLLEAISHYQPSQVAHCDLPDFPYRDNWFNKEILLELTYLKKRIHELDSDEAVKDFFKVCLSSIIRSVSNADNNCTRTVIRKKLNKVVNPNDALKRFMKALEVKVPKMIEFSRNCPFDTTAEFPTNMDARNIKYKENHFDLALTSPPYVNAVDYPRTHQLEMYWLGFAQESLLALKKLNVGTESVSASHYKIEHKIGVPEADRVIVKIFKEDPRRAFIAFKYLEDMRKNLTEVYKVLRKGGRYIIVVGNNRIRGQLFENWKYLMPIAEDIGFGIETYFGSEIIKHFIKVPRGERINTDWVLVLKK; encoded by the coding sequence ATGGATAACATTACCAAAATTGTAAATGACTTTGGCGAAAGCATTGTTCGAGTAGATGGCGATATTCCTGTTGACTTGCCAGCGAAGGATGGCGACAGGTTTTTGTTCATTAGTCACGATCAGAGTTTTCTAACGCATGGCTTGCACAAGTACCCTGCCAAATTTTTTCCCGAGTTACCGCGTTGGCTTATTAAACGATATTCTCAAGAAAACGACCAGATTCTTGATCCATTCGCGGGCAGCGGCACCACAAATGTTGAAGCACTTCTCTTAAAGCGCCACTCTGTTGGAATTGATGTCGATCCTTTTTCCCGCTTCATTTCAAAGGTGAAGGTAACTCCTTTGACGGAGAAAGAACTCAAATTAGCCCAAAAAGTCCTTTTGGAAGCCATTTCTCACTACCAACCCTCACAGGTTGCCCACTGCGATTTACCAGACTTCCCTTATAGAGACAATTGGTTCAATAAAGAAATCCTTTTGGAACTTACCTACTTAAAGAAGCGAATCCACGAACTTGATTCTGATGAGGCAGTTAAAGATTTCTTCAAAGTCTGCCTATCCTCTATCATCCGCTCTGTTTCTAACGCTGATAACAATTGCACCCGAACGGTAATCCGGAAGAAATTGAATAAAGTAGTTAATCCTAACGATGCTTTGAAGCGGTTCATGAAAGCGCTCGAGGTAAAAGTTCCCAAAATGATAGAATTTTCCCGAAACTGCCCATTTGACACAACCGCCGAATTTCCAACGAACATGGATGCGAGGAACATAAAATATAAAGAGAATCACTTTGATTTAGCGTTAACTTCACCGCCTTATGTCAATGCTGTTGACTATCCGAGGACCCATCAATTAGAGATGTATTGGCTCGGCTTTGCACAGGAATCATTACTCGCTTTGAAAAAACTGAATGTCGGAACAGAAAGCGTTTCAGCCTCACATTACAAGATTGAACACAAAATAGGTGTTCCAGAAGCAGACAGAGTGATAGTGAAGATTTTTAAGGAGGATCCGAGACGAGCGTTCATTGCCTTTAAGTATTTAGAGGATATGAGAAAGAACCTTACCGAAGTCTACAAGGTGCTGCGCAAGGGCGGTAGATACATTATTGTTGTAGGTAATAATCGTATCCGAGGACAGTTATTCGAGAATTGGAAGTATCTCATGCCAATTGCTGAAGATATTGGTTTTGGGATAGAGACGTACTTCGGTTCAGAGATTATCAAACATTTTATTAAGGTACCGAGAGGGGAACGCATCAACACAGATTGGGTCTTAGTCTTGAAAAAGTAA
- a CDS encoding CPBP family intramembrane metalloprotease: MNSRIQNLKEKYLCGWERQATVILLTSGLLLMMHRYYSRRSFFRHHFAEYFINIPLVESHSYYYWFLTTALTLLLAPVLVAQFGTKERLKDYGFRLGHQKLGWSVTGIAWFLMIPVVILAVIVYPPFVAKYPLSKVVSSSWQAFLPYQLAYGVYMFSWEFFFRGFMLFGLERKFGNYTLLIQTIPFAVMHYTKPLPEAIGSVIAGVLLGILALETRSFIYGAAIHWLVAMTMDVVAVTFPRLWG, from the coding sequence ATGAATTCCCGTATCCAAAACCTAAAAGAGAAATATCTATGCGGTTGGGAACGACAAGCGACTGTTATTCTGCTCACCTCTGGGCTTTTGTTAATGATGCACAGATATTACAGTCGACGGAGTTTCTTCAGACACCACTTCGCAGAATACTTTATCAATATCCCATTGGTAGAGAGCCATTCCTATTATTACTGGTTTCTGACGACAGCACTCACCTTATTGCTCGCACCTGTTCTTGTGGCGCAATTTGGAACGAAAGAACGGTTGAAGGACTACGGATTTCGACTCGGTCATCAGAAACTTGGATGGAGTGTGACAGGAATAGCGTGGTTTCTGATGATACCCGTGGTTATCCTCGCAGTTATCGTGTATCCACCCTTTGTGGCAAAGTATCCACTCAGCAAAGTAGTGTCAAGCAGTTGGCAGGCGTTCCTACCCTATCAGCTCGCGTATGGTGTTTATATGTTTTCTTGGGAGTTCTTTTTTCGTGGGTTTATGCTCTTCGGATTAGAACGGAAATTCGGGAACTATACGCTCTTGATTCAGACGATCCCATTCGCAGTGATGCACTATACAAAGCCGTTACCAGAGGCGATTGGTTCAGTTATTGCGGGTGTATTGCTCGGGATACTTGCCCTGGAAACGCGATCATTTATCTATGGCGCGGCAATTCACTGGCTTGTCGCGATGACAATGGATGTAGTAGCTGTCACTTTTCCTCGCCTTTGGGGATAA
- a CDS encoding glycosyltransferase family 9 protein: MLSTEQIERILIIRLAPLGETVLTTPVIRALRQHFPDAYIAYMVAPTREDLVSANPYLNEVLTYQPSVPKLIYQMARRKFQMAVVLQPTFRLVLHTFLARIPFRVGFETNAAGKKLLNLAVRNDTLQHETQRYLDVVRALGVEVVASEPEVFVDRASIAWVNNFLENHKLNDSKRIIGLNPGAATAYRRWHAANFAVLGDRLHETYGAHIIITTGPREGELADQVTELMSHSPVIVNQATPMQLAALLQRCDLYISNDTGPMHLSTAVKTPTVALFGASNLIQWAPPWDGHAVVARKECSFMKTLSSKEWDAYPDRARENLEAITPDTVMAAVEGLTW, translated from the coding sequence ATGTTATCAACTGAACAAATCGAGCGCATCTTAATTATCAGACTTGCACCACTCGGCGAAACGGTTTTAACAACGCCCGTCATTCGCGCCTTACGTCAGCATTTTCCAGATGCCTATATTGCTTATATGGTCGCTCCAACACGAGAGGACTTAGTGTCAGCAAATCCATACCTAAATGAGGTCCTTACCTATCAGCCATCGGTACCTAAACTCATTTATCAGATGGCTCGGCGTAAATTCCAAATGGCGGTCGTGTTGCAACCGACGTTCCGTCTCGTCCTTCATACATTTCTTGCAAGAATCCCGTTCCGTGTTGGATTTGAAACGAACGCTGCCGGAAAGAAATTGTTAAATCTCGCAGTCCGGAATGACACCTTACAGCATGAGACGCAACGCTATCTTGATGTCGTTCGGGCATTGGGCGTTGAAGTCGTGGCCAGTGAACCGGAAGTATTTGTTGATAGAGCAAGCATCGCGTGGGTGAACAATTTCCTTGAAAATCACAAGCTTAATGATAGCAAGCGCATTATCGGTCTCAATCCGGGTGCCGCGACCGCTTATCGCCGCTGGCACGCAGCGAATTTTGCGGTTCTCGGTGATCGGCTACATGAAACATATGGCGCACATATCATTATCACAACAGGACCGCGGGAAGGTGAATTAGCAGATCAGGTGACGGAACTGATGTCACATTCACCCGTTATTGTCAATCAGGCGACCCCGATGCAACTTGCGGCACTTTTACAAAGGTGTGATTTATACATCAGTAACGATACGGGACCGATGCACCTCAGCACCGCTGTGAAAACCCCGACGGTTGCCTTGTTTGGTGCTTCTAATCTTATCCAGTGGGCACCGCCATGGGACGGACATGCGGTGGTCGCGCGCAAAGAATGTTCGTTTATGAAAACACTATCGTCCAAAGAATGGGATGCATATCCCGATCGCGCACGTGAAAACCTTGAGGCGATTACCCCAGATACGGTTATGGCGGCAGTCGAGGGACTCACATGGTGA
- a CDS encoding TVP38/TMEM64 family protein, which yields MKKSIIKILITVGVVAGVYLVLRSYGVTDDIRLENVPKIKTWVASFGRIAPLVYIGLYLVSTVFFLPGSPVTILAGFVFGPLWGVFYASVASIISVSVAFLIARYVARDLVEGWVKDNAQFRKIDEQVEEEGWRILMFTRLVPIFPFNLQNYAYGLTSIRFTTYVLVSAIFMLPGTAVFVQLGGAFVSGEGNTLKTLLYLGIAGVLMLLLSLIPRVLKKYQTKL from the coding sequence ATGAAAAAGAGCATCATTAAAATACTAATTACCGTTGGGGTCGTTGCGGGTGTTTATCTCGTGTTGAGGTCGTACGGCGTAACAGATGATATTCGCTTAGAAAACGTCCCGAAAATCAAAACATGGGTGGCGAGTTTTGGAAGGATTGCTCCGTTAGTCTACATTGGACTCTATCTGGTATCCACTGTCTTTTTCCTTCCGGGTTCTCCAGTAACTATATTGGCGGGTTTCGTCTTCGGACCCTTGTGGGGTGTCTTTTACGCCTCTGTCGCTTCTATTATTTCTGTCTCCGTTGCTTTTCTGATCGCCCGTTATGTTGCCCGCGATCTCGTTGAAGGTTGGGTCAAAGACAATGCGCAATTCCGAAAAATAGATGAGCAGGTTGAAGAAGAGGGATGGCGTATCTTGATGTTTACACGTTTGGTCCCGATTTTCCCGTTTAACCTTCAAAACTATGCATACGGCCTCACCAGTATTCGGTTTACCACTTATGTGCTTGTCTCTGCTATCTTTATGTTACCCGGAACAGCAGTGTTTGTCCAACTCGGTGGGGCGTTTGTGAGTGGTGAGGGCAATACTTTGAAGACGCTGCTCTATCTTGGAATCGCTGGTGTGCTCATGCTCCTGCTATCTTTGATCCCGAGAGTGCTTAAAAAATATCAAACGAAATTGTAA
- a CDS encoding CCA tRNA nucleotidyltransferase, translating into MKVTAQSPQKQFDNPILQALAAFAKDRGVQLYLVGGSVRDLFLGRQTTDIDFTLASDAIQFAKAFAANIGAIAIVLEENPPTVRVIVKQDNTPQTPQLSMDFAQFRAASLTDDLRLRDLTINAMAITLEDMEAFTNTAGKQILSRVIDPCGGKKDLETGVLRFPSKQVVVADPVRLLRIYRFAAQLDFEISQDAIDLVMAYRSMLSDVAAERCREELMKIFHVKKAHPYLQQMEASGLLRQLIPSIKEAHRVWISLETFEEDPIPMPLWAYREEINRYLQEELSVGINRCSLIKFSLLLGDNLGGIGEGLRFSRKAVQFMECLISGSKKLKNTIPQLTHKEMNRFLRTYASDWWGILLYSAAAYPIDPAILKQIADTYYEHILPIYKQGRLITGDDLIQEFHLKEGEKIGELLKEIENRQFDGEIRTREEAFAAVAALIQKHS; encoded by the coding sequence ATGAAGGTAACGGCGCAGTCCCCCCAAAAACAATTTGATAATCCGATCCTACAGGCACTCGCGGCTTTCGCAAAAGATCGAGGTGTGCAGCTCTATCTCGTAGGAGGTAGCGTGAGGGATCTGTTCTTGGGACGTCAGACGACAGATATTGATTTCACGCTGGCTTCTGATGCAATCCAGTTTGCGAAAGCATTTGCAGCCAATATCGGGGCAATTGCTATCGTCTTAGAAGAAAATCCGCCCACAGTCCGTGTCATTGTTAAGCAGGACAACACTCCACAAACGCCACAACTCAGTATGGATTTCGCACAGTTCCGAGCCGCATCGCTCACTGACGATTTACGTCTTCGGGACCTGACAATTAATGCTATGGCAATTACGCTTGAAGATATGGAGGCATTTACAAATACAGCAGGCAAACAAATCCTCTCTCGGGTAATTGACCCATGTGGTGGTAAGAAAGACCTGGAGACAGGCGTGCTCCGATTTCCGAGCAAACAGGTGGTGGTAGCAGATCCAGTGCGCCTCCTGCGGATTTATAGATTCGCAGCGCAGTTAGACTTCGAGATCTCCCAAGATGCAATCGATCTGGTAATGGCATATCGGTCGATGTTGTCTGATGTAGCGGCGGAACGGTGTCGGGAAGAACTGATGAAAATTTTTCACGTTAAGAAAGCACATCCGTACTTGCAACAAATGGAAGCATCGGGATTACTCAGACAGCTCATTCCGAGCATAAAAGAGGCACATCGGGTTTGGATATCACTGGAGACCTTCGAGGAGGATCCAATTCCGATGCCGCTGTGGGCTTACCGCGAGGAAATTAATCGCTACCTCCAAGAGGAACTCAGTGTAGGAATCAATAGGTGTTCGCTCATCAAATTTAGCCTACTTTTGGGAGACAACTTGGGTGGTATCGGTGAAGGTCTTCGGTTCAGCCGAAAAGCGGTGCAGTTTATGGAATGCCTCATCTCAGGAAGCAAAAAACTGAAAAACACAATCCCACAACTGACACACAAAGAGATGAATCGCTTCCTGAGAACTTACGCGTCCGATTGGTGGGGTATCCTTCTATATTCTGCAGCAGCGTATCCGATTGACCCTGCAATTCTTAAGCAGATCGCTGATACTTACTATGAACACATTCTACCTATTTACAAGCAGGGGAGACTAATCACAGGGGATGATCTGATTCAGGAATTTCATTTGAAAGAAGGCGAGAAAATTGGTGAGCTGCTGAAAGAGATTGAGAACCGTCAATTTGACGGTGAAATCCGAACCCGTGAAGAAGCATTTGCTGCGGTAGCGGCGTTAATTCAGAAACACTCGTAA
- a CDS encoding metal-dependent hydrolase translates to MFSMSMFREHWIGGLVVYSAFFTVSLIATFAVPILYDTVPQEWNPTIPPVRDIVKIVGCFAVAVLFGLWPDVDIKSKSQKIFYSVLFALNVVLIVFLQKYLESALLGLFAMLPIMSKHRGWTHARVTMILIPSVFLLIPIYAAYSEWRTDGTVLDALNALREWEGLMDTVRSGFPFYVASFIGYATHLHLDGILFRSRKAQRQKVRAKK, encoded by the coding sequence ATGTTTTCCATGAGTATGTTCCGCGAACACTGGATCGGCGGGTTAGTCGTCTATAGTGCTTTTTTCACCGTCTCACTTATCGCCACCTTCGCTGTTCCAATCCTTTATGATACTGTGCCACAAGAATGGAATCCAACCATTCCACCGGTGAGAGATATTGTAAAAATTGTCGGCTGTTTTGCTGTTGCAGTCCTGTTCGGATTGTGGCCAGACGTTGATATTAAGAGCAAGAGTCAGAAAATATTTTATTCCGTACTATTTGCGCTGAATGTTGTGCTGATCGTTTTTTTGCAAAAGTATCTGGAATCGGCACTGCTGGGTTTATTCGCGATGCTCCCAATTATGAGTAAACATCGTGGATGGACACATGCCAGAGTTACGATGATTTTGATACCGAGCGTGTTTCTGTTAATTCCGATTTATGCCGCATATTCAGAGTGGCGGACAGATGGAACCGTCTTAGACGCACTCAATGCCTTGCGAGAGTGGGAAGGACTTATGGATACCGTCCGCAGCGGTTTTCCGTTCTATGTAGCAAGTTTTATCGGATACGCGACGCATCTTCATCTCGATGGGATTTTATTTCGTTCGCGGAAAGCACAACGACAGAAGGTGCGAGCCAAAAAATGA
- the nusA gene encoding transcription termination/antitermination protein NusA, whose amino-acid sequence MLENLQNAIRQNTAQTDLPEEVFIEAIEEALRAAARRVYGADANVSVEINLEKGDIRCYVPKKVVNIMRDFSTEIPIEQALKLQEDIAVGEILDVEINPNEFGRIPAQLAKQILFQKIKQAEREKIYQEFAGREGDVVTGYVQRFERGGIILDLEQTEAFLPPREMPRSQNYERGKRLQCLILSVKNEMRGPPIIVSRTHRDLVSILFEQEVPEIYEGQVQIMAVARDPGNRAKVAVRATEEGIDAVGTCVGVKGIRVQTIVGELDDEKIDLLEWSEDASVFIANALGARVGVRRVELNEKDRSALVIVPDNQLSLAIGQRGQNARLAAKLTGWKVDIKGESEDTVSINELFKPEDSDDTSEQVSDSEEESPDQSLPEQETADVPDSAEAEQVVELSADVEIDAHADAVEIEVAEGPDAEKETDTSASPESDDFDTES is encoded by the coding sequence ATGTTAGAGAACCTCCAAAACGCTATACGTCAAAATACTGCACAAACAGATTTACCTGAAGAGGTATTCATTGAAGCGATAGAGGAGGCGCTGCGTGCCGCCGCGCGCCGAGTTTATGGTGCTGATGCTAATGTCTCTGTCGAGATTAATTTAGAGAAAGGTGATATACGCTGTTATGTCCCGAAGAAAGTCGTTAATATTATGCGTGATTTCTCGACAGAGATTCCGATTGAGCAAGCATTGAAACTCCAAGAGGACATTGCAGTCGGGGAGATACTGGATGTCGAAATCAACCCGAACGAGTTTGGACGGATTCCGGCACAGTTAGCGAAGCAAATTCTTTTCCAGAAAATCAAGCAGGCGGAGCGCGAAAAAATCTATCAAGAGTTTGCGGGGCGCGAAGGCGATGTTGTCACAGGTTATGTTCAACGTTTTGAGCGTGGTGGTATCATTTTGGATCTTGAGCAGACAGAAGCGTTTTTACCGCCTCGTGAGATGCCAAGATCCCAGAACTACGAGCGTGGTAAACGTTTGCAATGTCTCATTCTATCTGTGAAGAATGAGATGCGGGGTCCCCCGATTATTGTATCTCGAACCCATCGGGATTTGGTATCGATATTATTTGAGCAAGAGGTACCAGAAATCTATGAAGGTCAGGTTCAGATTATGGCGGTTGCGCGTGATCCTGGGAATCGAGCGAAAGTTGCTGTCAGGGCGACAGAAGAGGGTATCGATGCCGTAGGCACGTGTGTTGGTGTCAAGGGGATACGCGTCCAGACGATCGTTGGTGAACTTGATGATGAGAAGATAGATTTATTGGAATGGAGTGAAGATGCGAGCGTCTTTATTGCAAATGCTTTGGGGGCTCGAGTTGGTGTGCGTCGGGTTGAACTGAATGAGAAAGATAGGAGTGCGCTTGTGATTGTTCCTGACAATCAGTTGTCTTTAGCGATTGGACAACGAGGACAGAATGCGCGACTCGCTGCGAAATTGACAGGTTGGAAGGTCGACATAAAGGGTGAATCTGAAGATACTGTTTCGATTAATGAACTCTTTAAACCGGAAGACTCCGATGATACATCTGAGCAAGTCTCAGACAGTGAAGAAGAAAGTCCTGACCAAAGTCTGCCAGAACAGGAGACTGCCGATGTGCCGGATTCAGCAGAGGCAGAACAGGTCGTTGAATTGTCGGCGGACGTTGAGATAGACGCACACGCGGATGCTGTTGAAATTGAAGTCGCAGAGGGTCCGGACGCCGAGAAAGAGACGGACACATCTGCCTCTCCTGAGAGTGATGATTTTGATACTGAGTCTTAA
- a CDS encoding YlxR family protein, whose protein sequence is MRDVIRTCIGCRRKLPQKALVRFMCQADGKLQIDSQKKLGGRGAYVCLSQDCIQKAFKSPKRINSLLRVQLTSADIARFERVLLQRTQQSMGTKEEQEVLL, encoded by the coding sequence TTGAGGGATGTTATTCGCACTTGCATTGGATGCCGTAGGAAATTACCGCAGAAAGCATTGGTTCGGTTCATGTGTCAGGCGGATGGAAAATTGCAAATTGACAGTCAAAAGAAGTTAGGCGGGCGTGGTGCTTACGTTTGTCTCTCTCAAGACTGTATTCAGAAAGCTTTTAAGTCTCCCAAACGGATTAATTCTTTATTACGTGTGCAACTGACAAGTGCGGATATCGCGCGGTTTGAACGGGTGCTTCTTCAAAGGACCCAACAGTCCATGGGTACAAAGGAAGAACAGGAGGTATTACTATGA